TTTCCGAATAAAATTGATACCGTACTTCTCTGGCAGCTACTTGAGAACTCTTTCCTGTAGCCTCCATTATTTTCATTACATCAATCTGTCTCATTTCAAACGGTATCTCGTATTCATGACAGAACCTTTTTACAAACAGGGCATCCTCAAAGGACTCTGCTCCGCGGAACATATGGTCCACATGAGCGACAACGATGGAAAGGTTTTTCCTTTCTTTTTGAGAATGCAGATAGTGAAGCAGTGCCAGGGAATCAGGACCACCTGAAACTCCAACGACAATCTGTTTGTTATCTAATTGAAACGATTGGCGATTAAGATAACCCTCAACCTTTGTTTCCAACATAGTATGGCACTCTTTCCTTAAAACAAAGTATTTGCAAAAATAATTTAAGAATACCAATAGCTTACCACTAACCATAAATAACTATCAAAACTTAGGCATTACAAATATAGGATTACTCCCTTAATACGATTGTATTAAAAAAAGGTTTCAACTATTTAAAGTAATTTGTCAAATGTGTACCACGCATAGAAAGCACCTAAAAGGACAGCAATGATAAAAAATTCTAACCATGCGCTTTTCTTCTTCTTTTTACGGTACGTTAGTCTTGATACATTCTTTTGACTTTTTGCTGCTCCATTTTTGACCTGATTGGAGCCAGGGTTATTAATCGCTTGTGGTTGTAATGGCTTAGAATCTGCTCTTTTCTCAACCATCCGTTCTAGAAGATCCTCCCTCATTTCCTTTGCACTACTGTACTGACCCTGAAGGGCTCTGAGAATAATCTTTTCATATTTGGTTAGCTCTGGCTTTTGCCGGATCGCTTCCTTTAACTGTTGTATACCCCCAATAGTCTTTGTGAATCGTTTTGGATAGGCTGTATTAATCATAATCATGGCCACAGCGAATAAATCATAGGAAGAATCTGCTTTTCTAGAGCCTAGTCCCCAATAGCCTCGATCATAAAACTCCGTAAACTCCTTAATAGCCCTGCCTTTAATTGTAGTACCCCCTACATCAATACACCTTATTTTGGAAGGAGGTCCAGTAACAATTAAATTCTCTGGCTTTAAATCGCCGAATACCCATCCGTTCTCGTGAAGTGTTTCTAAATCCTTTAACAGTTGAATAAATAAAACCGTTGACCATGACTTTCCCTTCTCACGGATAAAGCTTAGGAGATCCGGGCCTTGAATATATTCCATTACATAAAAGGAAATTCGTGAACGAGGACTTTGCCAATCATCGACATCAAGTAAAGAAGGCCCGAGGGTTGAACCCTGGACCTTTGCAAAGGATTTCAAGACATTTACCTCTGAGGTAATCGACATGCCGTTATCACTCATTTTCAAAGCTACATGAGTGTTTTTGTGTTTCGCAAGGTAGACCACCCCGTTCGCCCCAAATCCTAGCTCTTTTATAATTGTATAGTTATTCGAATGCCATTTTCCTGAAATGATTGTCCCTGGACTCACCTTACATTGATTCTTCAAAGTATGATTCATCATCACGTGCAAGCAGGCTCCTTAACGATTGTTTTTGATTAAAGGCTGAAATAGCTGTTCGTAATGCCGGGCCGGTCGGAGTAATTCCTCCTGTCGAAAGCTGAGAGAAAACACTCGTCAAAGATTGCATCTTTGGTGTCCAATCTAGCAGTTTTTCGACATCATTCTTTTTCCCGGGAAATACGTAAACTGAAAACTGATTATCACCTGTACGAGCATTTAAGCTAAGAGAAAGGTCAAATAACGCCTCTTTCACCATCGGTAGCTTATGCTTCATACTTGCGCTTGTATCGACAAGAATCAACACATCTAATTCGACAGTTTCTCCTAATTCATCAACAACCT
The window above is part of the Bacillus sp. SORGH_AS_0510 genome. Proteins encoded here:
- a CDS encoding protein kinase; the encoded protein is MMNHTLKNQCKVSPGTIISGKWHSNNYTIIKELGFGANGVVYLAKHKNTHVALKMSDNGMSITSEVNVLKSFAKVQGSTLGPSLLDVDDWQSPRSRISFYVMEYIQGPDLLSFIREKGKSWSTVLFIQLLKDLETLHENGWVFGDLKPENLIVTGPPSKIRCIDVGGTTIKGRAIKEFTEFYDRGYWGLGSRKADSSYDLFAVAMIMINTAYPKRFTKTIGGIQQLKEAIRQKPELTKYEKIILRALQGQYSSAKEMREDLLERMVEKRADSKPLQPQAINNPGSNQVKNGAAKSQKNVSRLTYRKKKKKSAWLEFFIIAVLLGAFYAWYTFDKLL
- a CDS encoding VWA domain-containing protein, whose protein sequence is MYTGKIRQILLITDGCSNQGEDPIAMAALAKEQGITVNVIGVVEQDIIDEKGMTEIEGIALSGGGVSQIVYAQALSQTVQMVTRKAMNQTIQGVVNSQLKQILGGSQTMEDLPPEKRGEVMEVVDELGETVELDVLILVDTSASMKHKLPMVKEALFDLSLSLNARTGDNQFSVYVFPGKKNDVEKLLDWTPKMQSLTSVFSQLSTGGITPTGPALRTAISAFNQKQSLRSLLARDDESYFEESM